One window of Microcoleus vaginatus PCC 9802 genomic DNA carries:
- the clpS gene encoding ATP-dependent Clp protease adapter ClpS: MSVEIIQKASTVRKLAPRYRVLLHNDDFNPMEYVVQTLMATVPSLTQPQAVNVMMEAHTNGMGLVIVCALEHAEFYAETLNNHGLSSSIEPDD; encoded by the coding sequence GTGTCTGTCGAAATTATTCAAAAGGCTTCCACAGTCCGCAAGCTTGCACCGCGCTACCGCGTTCTGCTGCACAATGATGATTTCAATCCTATGGAGTACGTGGTGCAGACTTTGATGGCGACGGTACCGAGTCTGACTCAGCCACAGGCGGTAAATGTGATGATGGAAGCCCATACTAACGGGATGGGATTGGTGATTGTTTGCGCTCTCGAACACGCTGAGTTTTACGCTGAAACGCTCAATAATCACGGGTTGAGCAGCAGCATCGAACCTGACGATTAG
- a CDS encoding DUF4347 domain-containing protein, with amino-acid sequence MKSLWCNYSSPIHKSSCDRRDTDCIKASFMGAPLVSDRAIYISCLTKTSPGVKTKHEKHLVCIDPRVENYQHLASGVKPGTEIIVLDPTLDGVEQITEILAKRSLIASLQIVAHGNEASVQLGSTVLKDENLQKYDRHLQQWRNAFTEKADILILACKVGAGKSGVAFVRKLRKLTGAHIAASNHLIGSAKLGGNWQLNVTAGRVKTAIAFETKTQETYSAVLISLVDESFQDARLIGPWISGVTGTSDAPALTAGTGTESFPGLNVDPAGSGALRLTSRSFDQSTFVIYNSQVPVNSGLNIVFDIFAYNGTARPNLAGRTGDGISFFLIDGTVTPTVAGGYGGSLGYAQNTDTNQSGLRGGYLGIGLDEFGNFSTTTQGRVGGIGVARRADSVTLRGSEVTQYKFLTSTFVPQGIDNIPDTVNPLPPNGPINAITTTRETARRRVQIILQPPNSATPNRLTVNFDLNNNGSFTDPGETIIDIANLVSINGQIPATFKFGFAGSTGDATNIHDVRTLSIQTIDVPVTTADVASRKTGPAAAAPGSPITYTITTVNNGPNDAENVVIEDRLPVGAVLSSAEGGGIFNPTTRLVTWPTIPNLPVGATTTRTVTVTTPTTLGPITNSVFSSSSTIDAVPGNNSGSSPEARVTTTITNDIADVVTVKSGPGTAAAGSTVTYTITATNSGPSPAANVAITDSIVPGLTGVSVSEGGTYNETTGIVTWTPIASLASAASTNRTVSFPLPATGGPIANTASSTSTSPDPNLDNNNGSSPSARVTTTITDSADVVTVKSGPGTAAAGSTVTYTITATNSGPSPAANVAITDSIVPGLTGVSVSEGGTYNETTGIVTWTPIASLASAASTNRTVSFPLPATGGPIANTASSTSTSPDPNLDNNNGSSPSARVTTTITDSADVVTVKSGPGTAAAGSTVTYTITATNSGPSPAANVAITDSIVPGLTGVSVSEGGTYNETTGIVTWTPIASLASAASTNRTVSFPLPATGGTVANTANSTSTSPDPNPANNNGSSPEARVTTTITESADVVTLKSGPATAAAGSTVTYTILTENRGPNTATNITLTDSIVPGLTGVTASNGGIYDPATGIVSFPPIASLADGVTLSRTVRFPAPATGTVSNTARSTSNTNDPNPGNNNGSEPGATVTTSIDSAATPTPAPTPTPANQPPIANNVNLEIAPSSAVAIAGLGGTDPDGSIASFTINTVPPANEGLIFLGNPDTGGTIVTAGQILTPADINQLFFQSTANFSSANFTYSVTDNQGATSPASATVSALPPLPNQPPIANNVNVEIAPSSTVAIAGLGGTDPDGSIASFTINTVPPANEGLIFLGNPETGGTIVTAGQILAPADINQLFFQSTANFTTANFTYSATDNQGAISPASATVSALPPLPNLPPEAAPVTLDIAPSSTVAIAGLGGTDPDGSIASFTINTVPPANEGLIFLGNPDTGGTIVTAGQILTPADINQLFFQSTANFTTANFTYSATDNQGATSPASATLTAIPAPAPTPTPAPAPTPTPAPVPTPTPAPAPTPTPTAPEPTPTPAPAPTPTPTAPEPTPTPAPAPTPPTPTAPEPTPTPTPTAAEPTPTPTATPTPTPAPAPELTPTQAPEPTPAPEPTPIFDPVPEPDTSCGCDPLKGPPNITFIQPQPEQILNFDSNAAQLIDIQNTILGTLGNDSLTGNEANQLFLSFEDDDTVLGEAGSDIVYADQQQDFIAAGKANDIVYGGKDNDVVFSGKQDDRVFGDRNGDTLYGDRGSDTIVGDNGNNIDLTDNDSDLIFGGSSSDAIAGTQGSDTVYSGKGPDSAYGGIDNDSIWGDKGPDTLSGDNGDDSLFGGVLNSLDSDPDGFDLLLGGDGNDVLNSQEQDDTLLGGNGGDWVFAGKGGDRLFGETDSDTLYGNQGSDTILGDYGTQQASTIATEEADLIFGNDTGDIIGGGSGNDSIFGGKGNDLVYGGKDNDRIWGELGSDTIVGDEGDDSLYGGLQNQLVSDVDGRDLLFGGDGNDFLNAGESSDSLSGGLANDTLRGGKDDDVVQGDAGDDLIYGDDGSDILCGDQGNDTISGDRGENLRGAVGEDGQQDCINGGSGDDLLYGNEGQDTINGDDGNDTIYGGKDSDILNGGVGDDWLFGDGGDDTLIGGNGNDQFVLSANSGIDTVLNFSVGTDKFFLAGGLSFEALQINFTANATLLQVAETGQVLAQVFGADNSLTSRDFLTLSP; translated from the coding sequence ATGAAAAGTTTATGGTGCAACTACTCTTCACCAATTCACAAATCAAGTTGCGATCGCCGCGACACCGACTGCATAAAAGCTTCTTTTATGGGGGCGCCGTTAGTCAGTGATCGGGCGATATATATTTCCTGTTTAACAAAAACGAGTCCGGGCGTCAAGACTAAACATGAAAAACATTTAGTGTGCATCGACCCGAGGGTAGAGAATTATCAGCATCTTGCCAGCGGAGTCAAACCGGGGACAGAGATAATTGTCCTTGATCCAACTCTGGACGGAGTAGAACAAATTACCGAGATTCTAGCTAAACGCAGCTTAATTGCCAGCCTTCAGATAGTTGCTCACGGCAATGAAGCTTCCGTGCAACTGGGGTCAACTGTACTGAAGGATGAAAACTTGCAAAAGTACGATCGGCATTTGCAACAGTGGCGCAATGCCTTCACGGAAAAAGCCGATATTTTAATATTAGCGTGTAAGGTTGGGGCTGGAAAATCCGGGGTTGCTTTTGTGCGGAAGCTGAGAAAATTAACAGGCGCACATATAGCGGCTTCCAACCATCTAATTGGCAGTGCAAAATTAGGAGGAAACTGGCAATTAAATGTTACAGCAGGACGAGTAAAAACCGCAATAGCCTTTGAAACAAAAACCCAGGAAACTTACAGCGCTGTCCTCATTAGTTTAGTGGACGAAAGTTTTCAAGACGCACGTCTAATCGGGCCTTGGATCTCTGGGGTTACTGGCACGTCAGACGCTCCAGCTTTAACAGCAGGAACCGGAACGGAGAGTTTTCCGGGTTTGAACGTAGACCCTGCCGGCAGCGGGGCGTTGAGATTAACTTCAAGAAGTTTTGACCAATCTACTTTTGTTATCTATAACAGTCAGGTTCCAGTCAACAGCGGTCTTAACATTGTCTTCGATATATTTGCCTACAACGGCACTGCACGTCCGAATTTAGCAGGGCGGACAGGGGACGGCATAAGTTTCTTTTTAATTGACGGTACTGTGACCCCAACAGTAGCTGGAGGCTATGGAGGGTCTCTCGGCTACGCCCAAAATACAGATACAAATCAGTCCGGTTTACGGGGAGGTTATTTAGGAATTGGATTGGATGAATTTGGAAATTTCTCAACTACAACTCAAGGGCGTGTAGGCGGAATTGGGGTGGCTCGTAGAGCTGATTCGGTAACACTTCGAGGTAGCGAAGTTACGCAATATAAATTTTTAACTTCTACCTTTGTGCCGCAGGGAATAGATAATATTCCCGATACCGTAAATCCTCTGCCTCCAAACGGGCCGATCAACGCCATTACTACCACTCGCGAAACAGCCCGAAGAAGAGTTCAAATTATTTTGCAACCCCCCAATTCTGCAACGCCAAACCGTCTCACTGTTAACTTTGATCTCAACAATAATGGTTCGTTTACAGATCCGGGTGAGACTATTATCGACATTGCCAATTTAGTGTCGATAAACGGGCAAATCCCGGCAACATTCAAATTTGGTTTTGCTGGTTCAACGGGAGACGCTACAAATATTCACGACGTTCGCACTTTGTCTATCCAAACTATAGACGTGCCCGTTACTACAGCAGATGTTGCCTCAAGGAAAACAGGCCCGGCCGCAGCGGCACCGGGTAGCCCCATTACTTACACAATTACGACAGTAAATAACGGCCCGAACGACGCCGAAAACGTGGTGATTGAAGATAGATTGCCCGTCGGGGCAGTATTGAGTAGTGCCGAGGGCGGCGGCATTTTCAACCCGACAACCAGACTGGTCACCTGGCCCACTATTCCGAATTTACCTGTTGGGGCTACCACCACGCGCACCGTAACTGTTACGACCCCAACTACACTTGGCCCTATTACCAACAGTGTATTCAGCAGCAGCAGTACGATCGATGCCGTACCCGGTAACAACAGCGGCAGCAGCCCGGAGGCGCGAGTCACGACCACTATTACGAACGATATTGCCGATGTAGTGACGGTCAAAAGCGGGCCCGGTACTGCAGCAGCCGGATCGACTGTCACCTACACAATTACGGCAACCAACAGTGGGCCGAGTCCGGCAGCCAATGTGGCGATCACCGACAGCATTGTTCCGGGTTTAACAGGAGTCAGCGTCTCGGAGGGCGGCACTTACAACGAAACTACAGGTATTGTGACTTGGACGCCGATCGCATCCCTAGCCAGCGCAGCCAGTACCAACAGAACCGTCAGTTTTCCACTTCCCGCGACCGGCGGCCCCATCGCCAACACTGCTAGCAGCACCTCAACGAGCCCCGACCCCAATCTCGACAACAACAATGGCAGCAGCCCGTCAGCAAGAGTCACCACCACGATCACCGATAGCGCCGATGTAGTGACGGTCAAAAGCGGGCCCGGTACTGCAGCAGCCGGATCGACTGTCACCTACACAATTACGGCAACCAACAGTGGGCCGAGTCCGGCAGCCAATGTGGCGATCACCGATAGCATTGTTCCTGGCTTAACAGGAGTCAGCGTCTCGGAGGGCGGCACTTACAACGAAACTACAGGTATTGTGACTTGGACGCCGATCGCATCCCTAGCCAGCGCAGCCAGTACCAACAGAACCGTCAGTTTTCCACTTCCCGCGACCGGCGGCCCCATCGCCAACACTGCTAGCAGCACCTCAACGAGCCCAGACCCCAATCTCGACAACAACAATGGCAGCAGCCCGTCAGCAAGAGTCACCACCACGATCACCGATAGCGCCGATGTAGTGACGGTCAAAAGCGGGCCCGGTACTGCAGCAGCCGGATCGACTGTCACCTACACAATTACGGCAACCAACAGTGGGCCGAGTCCGGCAGCCAATGTGGCGATCACCGATAGCATTGTTCCTGGCTTAACAGGAGTCAGCGTCTCGGAGGGCGGCACTTACAACGAAACTACAGGTATTGTGACTTGGACGCCGATCGCATCCCTAGCCAGCGCAGCCAGCACCAACAGAACCGTCAGTTTTCCACTTCCCGCCACCGGTGGCACCGTCGCCAACACTGCTAACAGCACCTCAACGAGCCCAGACCCGAATCCTGCGAACAACAACGGCAGCAGCCCCGAAGCACGAGTCACCACCACGATTACCGAGAGTGCTGATGTAGTGACGCTCAAAAGCGGGCCCGCTACTGCAGCAGCCGGATCGACTGTCACCTACACAATTCTCACCGAAAACAGAGGGCCTAATACCGCCACCAACATCACCCTTACAGACAGCATCGTTCCCGGTTTAACGGGCGTTACAGCATCCAACGGCGGTATTTACGACCCAGCCACAGGCATTGTCAGCTTTCCGCCCATTGCCAGCTTAGCTGACGGCGTGACCCTCAGCCGGACTGTCAGATTCCCAGCCCCGGCGACCGGCACTGTCAGCAACACAGCAAGAAGTACCTCAAACACGAATGACCCGAATCCCGGCAACAATAACGGCAGCGAGCCCGGCGCAACTGTTACCACCAGCATCGACTCTGCCGCGACTCCGACTCCCGCACCGACTCCGACTCCCGCCAACCAACCGCCGATAGCTAACAACGTCAACCTCGAAATCGCCCCCAGCAGCGCTGTGGCGATCGCAGGACTTGGAGGAACCGACCCCGACGGGTCGATCGCATCCTTCACCATCAACACCGTCCCACCCGCCAATGAAGGGCTGATATTTTTAGGCAATCCTGATACGGGCGGCACTATTGTCACCGCTGGTCAAATTCTGACACCTGCTGACATTAACCAATTATTTTTCCAATCGACAGCCAACTTTAGCAGCGCAAATTTCACCTACAGCGTTACAGACAACCAGGGCGCTACCAGCCCCGCCAGCGCTACTGTATCCGCGCTGCCGCCATTGCCAAACCAACCACCCATAGCTAATAACGTCAACGTCGAGATCGCCCCCAGCAGCACTGTGGCGATCGCAGGACTCGGAGGAACCGACCCCGACGGGTCGATCGCATCCTTCACCATCAATACCGTCCCACCAGCCAATGAAGGGCTGATATTTTTAGGCAATCCCGAGACGGGCGGCACGATTGTCACCGCTGGTCAAATTCTGGCACCTGCTGACATTAACCAATTATTTTTCCAATCGACAGCCAACTTTACCACCGCAAATTTTACCTACAGCGCTACAGACAACCAGGGCGCTATCAGCCCCGCCAGCGCTACTGTATCCGCGCTGCCGCCATTGCCAAACCTACCGCCAGAAGCAGCCCCAGTCACTCTTGATATTGCGCCCAGCAGCACTGTGGCGATCGCAGGACTTGGAGGAACCGACCCCGACGGGTCGATCGCATCCTTCACCATCAATACCGTCCCCCCAGCCAATGAAGGGCTGATATTTTTAGGCAATCCCGATACTGGTGGCACGATTGTCACCGCTGGTCAAATTCTGACACCTGCTGACATTAACCAATTATTTTTCCAATCGACAGCCAACTTTACCACCGCAAATTTTACCTACAGCGCTACAGACAACCAGGGGGCTACCAGCCCCGCCAGCGCTACTTTAACTGCCATTCCGGCGCCCGCACCAACACCAACACCCGCGCCCGCGCCAACACCAACACCCGCACCTGTACCGACGCCGACACCCGCGCCTGCGCCAACACCAACACCAACTGCACCGGAACCAACACCAACACCCGCGCCTGCGCCAACACCAACACCAACTGCACCGGAACCAACACCAACACCCGCGCCCGCGCCAACACCACCAACACCAACTGCACCGGAACCAACACCAACACCAACACCAACTGCAGCGGAACCAACACCAACACCAACTGCAACTCCAACACCAACACCCGCGCCCGCCCCGGAACTAACACCAACACAAGCGCCGGAACCAACGCCCGCGCCCGAACCAACCCCTATATTCGACCCTGTGCCCGAACCGGATACCAGTTGCGGTTGCGACCCCTTGAAAGGGCCCCCGAACATCACATTTATCCAACCCCAGCCAGAGCAAATACTCAACTTCGACTCCAACGCCGCACAACTCATCGACATCCAAAACACGATACTAGGCACTCTCGGAAACGATTCCTTAACAGGAAACGAAGCTAACCAACTGTTTCTCTCATTTGAGGACGACGACACAGTGTTAGGTGAAGCAGGCAGCGATATCGTTTACGCCGACCAACAGCAAGACTTCATCGCAGCAGGTAAGGCCAACGACATCGTTTACGGTGGCAAAGACAACGATGTAGTGTTCTCCGGCAAACAAGACGATCGCGTTTTTGGTGATCGCAATGGAGACACATTGTACGGTGATCGTGGTTCCGACACCATAGTCGGCGACAACGGCAACAACATCGACTTGACCGACAACGACAGTGACCTGATTTTCGGCGGGTCTTCAAGCGACGCCATTGCAGGCACTCAAGGCAGCGACACCGTTTACTCCGGCAAAGGCCCTGACAGCGCCTATGGTGGCATCGACAACGACTCGATCTGGGGTGACAAAGGCCCGGACACCCTTTCCGGCGACAACGGAGACGACTCTTTGTTTGGTGGCGTACTCAACTCCCTAGACAGTGACCCCGACGGCTTCGATTTGCTATTGGGAGGTGATGGCAACGACGTACTTAACAGCCAAGAACAAGACGACACCTTGCTGGGCGGCAACGGAGGGGATTGGGTGTTTGCAGGCAAAGGGGGCGATCGCCTTTTCGGCGAAACTGACTCGGATACTCTCTACGGCAATCAAGGTTCCGACACCATACTCGGTGACTACGGCACTCAACAAGCCAGCACAATTGCCACCGAAGAAGCCGACTTAATTTTTGGTAACGACACCGGCGATATCATCGGTGGCGGCAGCGGTAACGACAGCATTTTTGGCGGCAAAGGTAACGACTTAGTTTACGGCGGCAAAGATAATGACAGGATTTGGGGCGAACTCGGTTCCGATACCATTGTCGGCGATGAGGGAGACGACTCGCTTTATGGCGGCTTGCAAAACCAGTTAGTCTCCGATGTTGATGGCCGCGACTTGCTATTTGGAGGAGATGGAAATGATTTCCTCAATGCGGGTGAGAGTTCCGACTCTTTGAGTGGGGGTTTGGCTAACGATACCCTTCGTGGAGGCAAGGATGACGATGTAGTACAGGGAGATGCTGGCGATGACTTGATCTACGGCGATGATGGCAGCGATATTTTGTGCGGTGATCAGGGTAACGATACCATTAGTGGCGATCGCGGGGAAAATCTGCGAGGCGCTGTGGGTGAAGACGGTCAGCAAGACTGTATTAACGGTGGTAGTGGCGATGACCTGTTATATGGCAATGAAGGTCAAGATACTATCAACGGTGATGATGGTAATGACACTATTTACGGAGGGAAAGATAGCGATATTCTCAATGGGGGTGTTGGGGATGACTGGCTGTTTGGTGATGGGGGAGATGATACTTTGATTGGAGGTAATGGGAATGATCAGTTTGTGTTAAGCGCTAATAGCGGTATCGATACTGTGCTCAATTTTTCTGTAGGAACTGATAAGTTTTTCCTGGCTGGTGGCTTGAGTTTTGAGGCTTTGCAAATTAACTTTACGGCGAATGCCACACTGCTGCAAGTTGCGGAGACTGGCCAGGTTTTGGCTCAGGTTTTTGGCGCTGATAATTCTCTGACTTCTCGGGATTTTCTGACTCTTTCTCCTTAA
- a CDS encoding AMIN domain-containing protein has protein sequence MPYKKLLTRFGEDLPKWTVNFLAPRLLAIESLSLSLAVVAAVAAVPAAQQPANASTVTSWQFDPATNQLEITLPEGTTPKYSLLNPSQIAVDLPNTEIGVDATQLYPQGRVRSVGVSQLRPGTARILVNLAPGVGFSAGKVQFQRSGVENRWVLRPSIEPTASMETPQTQPQPAIQVPQNQPPTDSNSTAATEVDRAESPTSPNPATSFSPPPTPNDQIRPITVPLVNVRLDERRGVQAAAVPRLERQITAAAATQQRTLTFGEPLPRGGSNAALQAAAEANVLLPAGTELSLLYPGDRALRLQAKPSREEVLLLQGGILDSRGNTIIPANTPVIGRFETTNLGSRFVVEAISLNGRNIPLLARSEPVGGRRAQPSDRSLLRNTGIGGLALFLLSGFSGIGLLVGAAGGVATTYVAAPQPATIQPGQILQVQLTEDFPQFSF, from the coding sequence ATGCCATACAAAAAATTACTCACCAGATTTGGGGAAGACTTACCAAAATGGACTGTGAATTTTCTAGCACCCCGATTGTTGGCGATCGAGTCACTGAGTCTGAGTCTAGCAGTCGTCGCCGCAGTTGCAGCAGTGCCTGCAGCACAACAACCAGCAAATGCTTCTACAGTCACAAGTTGGCAATTCGATCCGGCGACGAATCAGCTAGAAATTACTCTCCCGGAGGGAACAACCCCCAAGTATTCTCTACTAAATCCCAGTCAGATTGCTGTGGATTTGCCCAATACTGAGATCGGAGTAGATGCAACTCAGCTATACCCACAAGGCAGAGTGCGTTCTGTGGGAGTGAGCCAACTGCGGCCGGGAACGGCGAGAATTTTGGTCAATTTGGCTCCGGGAGTCGGTTTTAGCGCAGGGAAAGTTCAATTCCAAAGAAGTGGGGTAGAAAATCGCTGGGTGTTACGCCCTTCGATCGAACCGACTGCAAGTATGGAAACTCCCCAAACTCAACCCCAGCCTGCAATACAAGTACCGCAAAACCAGCCGCCGACAGATTCCAACTCAACTGCTGCCACAGAGGTCGATCGAGCTGAATCTCCTACTTCCCCGAATCCCGCTACAAGTTTTTCGCCGCCGCCAACTCCAAATGACCAAATACGGCCGATAACAGTGCCTTTAGTCAATGTTCGCCTTGACGAACGCCGTGGGGTACAAGCGGCAGCAGTACCCCGCCTAGAGCGTCAAATAACGGCTGCTGCTGCAACCCAACAGCGGACGCTTACCTTTGGTGAACCACTTCCTCGCGGCGGATCAAATGCTGCTTTGCAGGCTGCGGCTGAGGCAAATGTCTTGTTGCCGGCGGGCACGGAGCTAAGTTTGCTATACCCGGGCGATCGGGCTTTGCGGCTGCAAGCGAAGCCCAGCCGGGAGGAAGTGCTGCTGCTGCAAGGGGGAATTCTGGACAGTCGCGGTAATACGATCATACCTGCTAATACGCCAGTCATCGGTCGGTTTGAAACAACCAACCTCGGCAGTAGATTTGTGGTGGAAGCTATTAGTCTCAACGGTCGCAATATTCCTCTGTTGGCTCGCTCGGAACCCGTGGGAGGCCGACGAGCTCAGCCTTCCGATCGCAGTTTGTTGCGAAATACTGGTATTGGTGGCTTAGCTTTGTTCTTGCTGAGCGGCTTTTCCGGCATCGGTTTGTTGGTTGGAGCAGCCGGTGGTGTTGCTACAACTTACGTGGCAGCCCCTCAACCTGCTACGATTCAACCCGGTCAAATTTTGCAAGTTCAGTTAACGGAAGATTTCCCCCAGTTCAGTTTTTGA
- a CDS encoding NUDIX hydrolase yields MKNLTKWKILRSRFVLNNKWCQVRQDEIELPSGQIIDDFFVNVRPNIALVFATTEQQELVLVRQYRHGVGEILLELPAGSFNPAEESGKSAAARELAEETGYVAEEILELATLYDNPVKDTNSIYLYFAKNVKLATKIQLDITEDIEVVLVPIAEVMVKIKNREICVAGSIAAIFLGLGFLNKQR; encoded by the coding sequence ATGAAAAATTTAACTAAATGGAAAATATTGCGATCGCGCTTCGTTCTTAACAACAAGTGGTGTCAGGTTAGACAAGATGAAATAGAATTGCCAAGCGGACAAATTATAGACGACTTTTTTGTTAATGTCCGACCCAATATCGCCCTAGTATTTGCCACGACAGAGCAGCAAGAACTTGTATTAGTGCGCCAATACAGGCACGGAGTAGGCGAAATTTTGCTGGAACTGCCTGCTGGATCTTTCAACCCTGCTGAAGAGAGCGGGAAATCGGCAGCAGCCAGAGAACTTGCCGAAGAAACGGGATATGTTGCTGAAGAAATTTTGGAACTAGCAACCTTATATGATAACCCTGTAAAAGACACCAATTCTATCTACCTATATTTTGCTAAAAATGTCAAGCTTGCCACCAAAATACAATTAGATATTACAGAAGATATTGAAGTAGTTTTAGTCCCCATAGCTGAAGTTATGGTGAAAATAAAAAACCGAGAAATTTGTGTAGCAGGAAGCATCGCAGCTATTTTTTTAGGATTAGGATTTTTGAATAAACAGCGGTAA
- a CDS encoding RNA-binding protein, translated as MSIYVGNLSYQVTQEDITTVFAEYGTVKRVHLPTDRETSRPRGFGFVEMSTDAEEDAAISALDGAEWMGRDLKVNKAKPREDEGGRGGGNRGGGGPGKFARGGGGGGGRY; from the coding sequence ATGTCGATATACGTCGGTAACTTATCCTACCAAGTTACCCAAGAAGACATCACCACCGTCTTCGCCGAATACGGAACCGTTAAGCGAGTACATCTACCTACCGACAGAGAAACCAGTCGCCCCCGCGGCTTTGGTTTTGTAGAAATGTCCACAGATGCAGAAGAAGATGCAGCCATTAGTGCTCTCGACGGAGCAGAGTGGATGGGTCGCGACCTCAAAGTTAACAAAGCTAAGCCGCGCGAAGATGAAGGCGGCCGGGGTGGCGGCAACCGGGGCGGCGGCGGCCCTGGAAAATTTGCTCGCGGAGGAGGAGGCGGAGGAGGACGTTATTAA
- a CDS encoding DUF3172 domain-containing protein: MKRKPKSYNDDRFSGDPSRGDEDSGSFGGQSWRQPQSGKPSFLNSATLGILTAVFILGIGIGIAFSSTATISPENVASREFIDRSAPNPELCVQFGASAMVTDMRLYVTLNPFNVYISQPSMRPGCVLRTNNWAILEQRKLISQNQVRECKNRMNTFGFTGPLEAQPEINCIYQNDGAKNLFLNQPGSIAPTTEGQNF, encoded by the coding sequence ATGAAACGCAAACCTAAATCCTACAACGACGACAGATTCAGCGGCGACCCCTCCCGGGGAGATGAAGACTCCGGCTCATTTGGCGGACAGTCGTGGCGTCAACCTCAGTCCGGTAAACCCTCTTTCCTCAATTCCGCCACCCTAGGGATTTTAACAGCCGTCTTTATTCTGGGAATTGGGATTGGCATTGCCTTTAGCTCTACAGCTACAATTAGCCCTGAGAACGTAGCCTCCCGTGAATTTATCGATCGCAGCGCCCCGAACCCAGAACTTTGCGTGCAGTTTGGAGCAAGCGCCATGGTGACAGATATGCGCCTCTATGTCACCCTCAACCCCTTCAACGTCTACATCTCGCAGCCGAGTATGCGCCCCGGATGTGTCCTGCGAACCAATAACTGGGCAATTCTGGAACAAAGAAAACTCATCAGCCAAAACCAAGTGCGAGAGTGCAAAAATCGCATGAACACCTTTGGCTTCACCGGCCCCCTGGAAGCTCAACCCGAAATTAACTGTATCTACCAAAACGACGGCGCTAAAAACCTGTTCCTCAACCAACCGGGTTCGATAGCTCCAACCACTGAAGGTCAAAATTTCTAA